The genomic DNA ctttttctttgatttgaatatagttcactaAACTATCTTTGCAAATAATAATCTCACCATGGAATACATGAGATTTTTAAGGTTAATAATGCCGTGTCCAACCCACAGCTGAGACAGTGCAGCCTATAGTAGGAAGTGAATAGACTAGGGATGGCAGAAACTGGAGAATGCTACTCTCCCCACTCCACTCTAACTGTGTGGTCTTGGGTAAGTctttaatctttttgttttttgagctttaagaaaagaaactctattGCCTGACATTTTCTACCTCTTGGGAATAGGAAGGAGAGACATTATGTTAAAGGTGCTTTGAATTCTTGAGGAAGGGAAGTATTGTTACAATTCAAGATACTCTTATCCAGAGCTGTCATGGAAAGTTGTAGAAGACCTGCGCCATCTGGACTGCTCTGAGCTTCTCTCCCTGACAGAGTGCACCTCGATGGACTCGTTCTGGATCTATTCATTGTATCAGAACTTTCTCAGAGGGAAACAGCACTGGGTAAGATAGGATTTCACTCTGGATCCCTCTTTTAGTTTTTCCAGTATCCTCTGAGGGAATAATAGGAGGAAACACAGTGACACCTCACTCAAGAATCTACATGGCTCTAATCAAAGGGCAGCAAACCTGTGCAGGAGCTTTGATCAAAGAAAACTGGGTGTTGACAGCTGCTCACTGTGACCTGTAAGTAATTCCAAGCTCCTCTCATTCTCAGGCAGTTTGGGGGTGGCGGGGAGGAGGATTGTGAAAAGGACTCTGAAGTCAAAACCAAAATTAGGTAGGGGTAGAGAAGAAAGTGTACAAGCACATTCAATGCCATGTACTATGATTATAATTATCTCTGTGAGTAAAGGTCAGATCCTACAGAATAAAATTGAAATGCATGATCATTTTCTCATAcgattttaagatattttttactataaatagcaataatttttaacattctgAAATAAAAGAGAGGTGGAAAACAGTCCTTGTAATCTTATCAACTTCACACAATCACTGTTAATATTCTGCTatattttactgcactttttccATAAGTATATTCTACACAGTCAAGCAAATTGTGTCCTCAATGATTACAAATGATTTTCTGTTATATTACTAGTTTTATCTTATGTTGCTACATATTGAATTGAATGATGGGAAATTACTGTTATTTAACTGTCTGACTTTAAAAAGTAGCCATTTCAAACTAATGTTTTCCCTCACGTGATTTGAAAGTCAGAATAATGTTTATCACATGGATATGCTGCTGTTTTCTTCATCGGTACCTGTTGTTAGTAACCAGTGCCTACTATTTCCCTGCTCACATTAGCATAAATTGCATGAATAAAAGGAGAGACTTAAAAACTAGCTTTCCACAAAGAAGAGCCAAACAGATTCACATTATATTGCTGTGTCAAATAAGAATTTATCAAGTAGGAACTTGGGCACAATGTACACTATAAATAAACCACACCACTGGCACGCTTAACTAATAGGCCTGCTTGGTGCAAAGTCCGTCCAGCAAATCAAGAAATGCTCATGCCCACCTCTTCCAAATTAGTTATCATTAGATTCACAAACTAGACTTGGCGCTAGCTCATTTCCTTTGTTTGCTTCTATTGGTGTGTGTGCGCATTTGTTGGTTTAGATTCAGTTTTAAAAGTTCATTATAAAATCAATGCATTTCTTTAATCCTTCCTATTAAAACCTTGACTCTTTTCAACCTTTGTCATCTTTGAAGATTCAAGCAAAATACACCATCTCCCCgaaacacagaaaagcaaacCAGCTACTTCTGCTCTTGTTCTTAGGTTGAGTCTCTACTTCTTGGGTTTAGTCTCTTCCTCTGAGTGTTGATTCCACAAATCCAAGGCAAATGGAGAAACTGGCAGCTCCTCTTCCAGAAGCAGCCCTCTTTGGTCAGCACGCAAGCAGACCTCTCCAGGCCTTGACAACCCAATGCTCTTGCCTCTGCCAAATGGCCTGGGATTCTCTTCCTGTTGCTTCTTCCTCAAAAAGATGTGGAGCTGAAACAATCTGAGATAACACATGTCTTGGGAGTTTTATGTAAAAAAGTCACTAAAACACCAACAGAAAAAAGCCTCATGTTTTCCCCTGGCTTTGCTGTGCTTGTTTATAAATAGGAAACCACTTGAAAGAACTGATCGTATTTAATAAATTAAGTTCGCGCTTAATTTCATCTATTCTTTCATATAAATGATATGTTGTCCTTGTTTTTTCCAGGAAAGGTAATCCTCAAGTTATTCTTGGGGCCCACTCCATAATCCATAAAAAGAAACATAACcaaatattttccattaaaaaggcAATTCCTTATCCATGCTTTGATCCACAGACATTTGAAGGCGATCTTCAACTCCTTCaggtaaaaatgtttttttcaataGCGATTTTGAAATAGCAAAATTTTGCAATTTGGTCAGTTTAACCTGAAACTAGTTTTTACACACTGGCCTCACAGCCAAGATTGGCTAATGCCAGGATGTAGGGTTAAGAAGCACAGCTGGGACCCAGCACAATTGCCACAGATGTTCCCCCCTTGGAATTCAGTTCAATTGAACAGATATTGACAAAAGTCCTACTATGGTAGGACCTGTCAATCCAAAGTAGTGATACCACCAGCAACTCAGCTCAAGTCAAACCAAGTTGGATTTATTGATCCTTGCTCAACAAGGGATTCTGTACATGGTGAGGAACAATGGGGTGGCTCAGGAAGGGAGTTAGATGAGGCTGATCCTAGGATTTGGGCTTGTGTCAGATGATTTGAGGGAGGGTTCAAGGATTTAGGAGTTTGCTCTAAGCTGAGTGTTGTCGAGAACTGGGATAACTCTATGACTGAGCATCTCAGAGAATCTTATCTAGGAGGCTAAATCGGTGATTGATAAGAAGCAGCAGTCACTCATTGCAGCCAATGGGGTTGTCTGGTCATTTTTGTGGTGTGCACGATGACCTTGCTTTTGCCTGTACTTGAATGTGACATAAGAGCAGCCTGAGTTTTGCTCCCTTCTTTAGGGTCACCCTGTCTGATATTGGTGGTCTGTGAGAGTGTTCATGATCAATCAGGAAGAATCATGGCCCAGCTTTGAGTGCCCATAAGCTTTTCTCTTCCTTGTAAGATAAATAGTAATCAGATCCTGGCCTCAGAGCATTCACAGTCTAGTCAAAGAGACAGACAAATAAGTCAACAGCTCTAATCTGGCAGTATTAGACCCATTAATGATGGAGATAACTAAGAAGGGGGCTCACAGAAGCACATGATGTGTCCAGGCAGTCAGAGAAGCTTTCTTAAAGAAGATACAGGGgtcagcaggaaaaaaagaggagaggccctgccaggcagaaagaacagcacATATAAGAGGGGTCTTTCTTGAAAATGCAttggaggaagaagggaagaaaaggaggttATCATGGGACTGTTAACTTTTGGAAGAGGTTGGAACTTTACGGGGAAGGAAATGGGAAAGTGTTTTAAGCAGGGCAGTCATATGATTGGACTTGTTTTAAGAATGCTTATCTGGCTGCTgggcagaaagtagaatagagaaGGCAGGACTGGAAGGCAGAGTGTGAACAGAAGATTTACACTTGTCTAAAGGGGGCTGAAGAGGAACTTCCCCAGCAGGAGTTAAGAGGAAGCTAGGGGGATCCGCACACCTCCATCATTAGAAGTAAAGAGAGGCCCGAGAGCTCCATAGGCTTCTGGCAAGCTCCCCACATTCCCTGCCCCCCAATGCTTGTCAATGACTCCCACACTATCTGCCTTGAGATTGTCAAACTGGGCCTCTCTCTCAGGTCACCTCTCCTCCCCTGACTCTCATTCCCTCCCATCCCTCCCTGGGCAGGGAAAGGCAACTCCCTCCACGCCCAGTAGAGGGAAATCCCTGGCCTACTTCCCTCCtgcatttttctccatagcacttaccTCTGATATACTTTagattgtgtttatttgtttacttccCTCACTGGAATATAAGCTCCAAAGAATAGGCATTTCTAATTACTTCTGTGACCTCCAATACATGATCCAGGTGTGGTGTAGTACCTAGTACAAAgcaggccctcaataaatatttcttgaacaaTTTTGGATAAGGGATGGAATTAAGTGAGACAGTAGGAGAGGTCATCAAAGAAAGAGATTCTGGATTCAGGCTTCAGGCAAATGATAGCTGTGGTCAAGTCTCCTTCAGGATCTAAAAATCTCACCTTTACAAGAGGATGGGGTGAGTAGGGGATGCGGGGGTTCTTGGACTTGAAGTAGAGTCAGGAAACTCCCTCTCCCCCCGACACTGTGGCCAGCAGGGTGATGCTGCTAGAGAAATCATAAAGAGGGTGTCAGGACCTCACCGTGGCTGACCTTCCAGGGTTAAAACCTACTGATGTGCTCATCTCTGCTCTGTTTGCTTGACCCCAGGAGAGCTTAACAGGACTGCTCCCTATAAGCACATGCATCCCAGACTCCAATTCTGATACATTCATTCAGACCTGAAGTCCTTTTGGGGGTTCTCCTTCCTTGTTCACCCAGCCAGATAACATGTATTAAGGGCTGTGAGAAAGCATGGGTGGGAAAGAAGGAGAGATGCTGCATGTGGGCATTTGAAGTCATATTCTATGGAAACACTTTAAACTATGGCCATTTCACCTTCTAAATGTAGCACAGTGGGGGCTGGGCACACCAGCAACTCTGGGGGACCACTGAGGAAATGAGGACTGTCCAATGTCAGGAAGTGGGGGCCTGAAAGCAATGCAGTAATAGGAATGGGACAGTGGCCTTTGCTGCTGTGCTCCTGTTTTTTTAGAAGATCCCCAGTACCAGGACCCTCTACAGTTTCTAACTGAGCTtgaggcaagaaaaaagaaagcactaCAATTATCTTCCTCTACCCTGTACTCAACTTTgaccccaccccctaccctcctAGCCCAGACTTTtctgaaagagagagagcaaggcagtaagccaggaagagggcttgGCGAATGAAAGAAAAGGGCAGAGTGTGGGTGAGCCCCCAAACGCAGTGAGGCTGGTTTGTACATGCTCTGAAGTGGGGAAGCCACATTTCCACTAAAGTGGAAAATGAGGACACTGGCCCCTTGCCCACACCGCCCACTGCACCCATAGCCCTGGTTTCCTTCCGTTGGTCTTAACATCAGTCAGTTCATGAACCTAAGACCACCTGAATGAAATAATGACCGAGTTCTCCAATACAGCTAGCTTTTCAACCATCACCCTATCTGCCACCACCAATGTCCTTCATCATTGGCAGGTCAACTGGACTGAAGTTTACCTAGACTAGCCTAGCAAAACACACCTGGAAAGGTgtgctgtgatttttaaaaaatcaattactgATGGTCAATTCGGTTAGAACACGTCTTCAGTCATGTCCTTTGTAAGAACATGCCAAATAAGCAAGATGTCTATTTCAGTCAGAGGTATTTTCTGGGTTTAGTTGCTGTTCTCCTTGCCTAAAACTGCATCTCCTGTCTCTTTTCTAGCTGGAAAAAAAAGCAACTATGACCAAAGCTGTAGGACTACTTCAATTACCAAAAACAGGAGACGATGTCAAACCCCACACCAAGTGCCATGTGGCAGGATGGGGAAGCACCAAAAAAAACTCACACAAAAACTCAGATGTCTTGAGAGAAGTCAACATTACTGTGATAGACAGAAAAATATGCAACGATGCCCGGCACTATAATTTTATTCAAGTTGTTAACCTCAGTATGATCTGTGCTGGTGGCAGAAAAGGTGAAGATGACTCATGTGAAgtaagcaaatttaaaaatttaacgtttttttttgtggggggggttGGCTAGAGGAAATCCAGTTAAATAGGGTACCTAGGAAGAGCAGGATAGACGATTGTTATTACACTTTACGGGCAAGGCCAGCATGAACGTCTGCTTGACACTGGGCAGCTGTGTGCTCCTTTGTCTCGGGTGAAACCTTCTGCCCAGGGAGCCTTCTCTCATTACTAATGATCATTTTCAGGATCCCATTTAACCACCACTTACAGatgccctccagccctcccaaaAATGATCATGATGGGTATTTAGGGAGAGGGCCACAGCctctatagctcagtggtagagcatatgcttatcatgcatgaggtcctgggttcaatccccagtacctcaattagaggaaaaaaatttttaattaaaaaaaagaagctgatCATGACAGCTGTCATTTGCCACGTGCCAAGAGCTATATCAAGTTCTATCCTTTATgccatttaatcctcaaatagTCCCATGAACTAGACACTATTATTAtcaactctattttacaaatgagggaattAAGACATATAATGTTACTTAACTTCCTCAAGTTAGATAACTCAGCTGTCGGTGGGGTGGACCTGGATTTGGAGCAGGGCCATCTGACCCAACTCCTGCATTGTTCTGCCTTTCCATGTGCCAGGAATGGGCTTGATCAGGGTTTGGTCCTTCTTGGAACTCATTATCCGGAAGATCCAGTTCAGAGAGAATATGACATGAAGTCTGATGAGCCCTGGAAAAGATCCATAAAAATTGAACTATCACAAGTATTCCTTGATCTGAGATGGCTTAGCTAGTGTCCTCCTTCAGAGCAAAGGGTAGTTCATATCCCATCTCAAGCTTTCCAGTAGCCCCAGTATTCAGTTTCTCCCCCTAACATCTATAACCAAGGAAAACAGACGCAAGTAGACTGAAGAAGCcaattatttttcactgtgaaaggcTTCCTTTGTTATTCCTTCTTTGTTTGACTGATAGAAATGAGCTTACACATATTCTCCAGAATTGCctttttcagaaggaaaataattggaaaacataaacaaatctATGTTAGCTGATGCTGAGGGCAGATAATAAAAGAGATATTAAACTAGGCtttaaataaggaaagaaagaaagaaggtgtgagtgaatgagtgaataaaagatgaataaatatctTTGGAAAGCACTCCTATTTAAAACATATGACTTTCTGTTTCAGGGAGATTCTGGAAGTCCTCTGATATGTGATAACATTTTCAGAGGTGTCACTTCCTTTGGGGAGTGTGGAAACTCCCAGAAGCCTGGCGTCTACACACTCCTTACCAAAAAATACctcaactggataaagaaaaccATTGCAGGAGCCATATAACATTTTTTCTTCAAAGTAGAAAACTGAGCTAACCACTTGGAGATGTCAAGCAAAGagtgctttttggtttttgttttgttttgttttgttttgttttgttttgttttaagacattttttattgagttatagtcattttacaatgttgtatcaaattccagtgtagagcacagtttttcagttatacatgaacatacacatattcattgtcacattttttttttgctgtgagctaccacaagatcttgtatatatttccctgtgctatacagtataatcttgtttatctattctacatatgcctgacagtatctacaaattttgaaaggCAAAGAGTGTTTTAACTTGACCTGTCTGCACCTCAGAACCCTCTTAACCTTGTATACAAATGACAGCCTGTCTGGGACAAAATCAGCAATGAAAGAAATGACCTCCTGCTTTCATCCATCCACAATTAGCGGAGAATGATTCATCACATGCCTCTATCCATGGCAAGAGATGTCCCTTGAGAAAAAGTTCCCCAGTTCAGTGACTCTCTGTTTTATGCAGAATTTGATGACTGTCACCTTTGTGTTCATCCTTTAAAGGAAGTCAAACTCAGGAAAAGTTAAAATATTCTCATTCTTCCAAATGAAGCTCCAAAATATTTGTGGCCTTAGGAATTTAGAGCCTGGTATGATACTCAGTGTGGGAGTAAGGAGAGCgataaagggaattttttttttcacttcttactACATGCTTTCATAGAATTAAACTTTTTACAAAAATTCTAACTATAAATACAGTGGAAAAGAGTCAGTGTGTGTTTTAGATAGTTGGAAAATTTGGAATTTGAGGTTAGAGATAGTTCAGGGCAATTGCATCACTTATAAATTACAAGAAGACTAAAATTGCATAGATCAATAGCCTCAGTCCAGCCCGTATCTTGATATGTATTTTGCCTTAGCTagtcaaattatatatatacaagtGCTAAGCTTAGTTCTATGTTATTCTTAATAAACAGTGAtacataataaagaaaaaatggcttttttaattgaagtatagtcaattacaacgtAAAAATGACTGTTTTATCACCTACCATTTATATCTCATCTTTTTGTTGTGCTCTTTCTCCAAAAAGCTGATTTATAATAAACTCATTCTTTTATAATCCTGGCTAATTTATCCAATTTAATTTCTTACACATTTCCTGAGGGCCCaccctgtgccaggcattatGTCCAGCTCTATAAATACTAAGACTTGATTACTGTCCTCAAAGTGCTTGAAGTCCAGTAGAAAACAAGGAGAAATCCATAAATAGGAGGATATCTGCTTTGGGTTCTAAAGAACATATACAGAGTAAGGCTGTCTCTTGTGTTAAGAAGGTGATGGggagaaagaaataatattttgcaCTCCCGGAGGCCATCATAATTAGCCCTTGGAGTCTTCCTGCTGAGATCTCTTCTGTATTTAGACAGACCAATACAAATTTCGGATTCCTGGCTGGAATGCCACAGACATCACAACAGCCTGGTAGAAAGATCACTGGTCTATAAGTCAGACACCAGCTGCATCACTAAAAAGTGTAAGATCTGAAGCAGGAAATCAGTCTGTGCCTCTATTTTCACACCTGTAAACTGGAAATAGTAACAAAAAGGGATCTAACAGGTGGCACCCCCAAAATGTGAAGTCAAGAGTGGTCCGTCATCTTAGTTCACATCTcccagaatggctatcaccaaaaagcagacaagtgttggtgaagatgtggagaaacccTCATACAAGGCTGACTGGGAATGTGAAATGGcacagacactgtggaaaacagtttggcagttcctcaaaaggtcaTAGTGTTaacatatgacccaacaattcaattcctaggtacatacccaagagaaatgaaaatccatGTCCTCACAGAGgcttgtacatgaatatttatagtgCCATTGTTCTTAgtaaccaaaaagtagaaacgATCTGTAGTCTATCAACCgatgaacaaacaaaatgtggtacgcccatacaatggagtattattcaaccacaaaggaaatgaaatactgACACGTGCTATCATGTATGAACACAGCTGAACACAAATGAACCTGGAacacactatgctaagtgaaagaagccggaCAGAAATGGCCACATAATGTATGATCCATGTgtaggaaatgtccagaataggcaaattgaTTGATGGAAATCAGATGAGTAGTTGCCAAGGGGTAGAGGGAAGGGGGGATGGGGAGTGGCTGCTAATGAGTATGggatttcttttttggagggatGGAAATCTTCAGAGATTAGGTAGTAGTTGTGGATGCACAACCTTGTGAATCTACCAAAAACCAttcaattgtacactttaaaatagtggagtttatggtatgtgaattatatctcaatttttaaaaaacaagctgTCTTCTAAGACTAAAACTAGAAGAAGCAACTTTCAGTGGGTGCACAGCCCCTACCAAAGCACCCTACCCAAAGGGAGGAGTTATCAAGGTGCCACTAAAGAGACTTGAGAAGAAGCAGATCATATAGCACCTCCAAAGGGCATCCCAGAGACTGGGTCATAACTAAAAGAAGCTGTTCTGTAACCTAACTCTCTCTATTACCACCAATATGTCTAATGAAAAGAGACAGGAGGGATAGACCACTTTCTGAAAAAGAGAACCAGTGTTTATTATTGCAAAATTATACTGATTCTGAAGGCCTTGTGTCAGTTCCTTTGAGAGAGACATCAGTAGATTAGCAAGGGAAAGACTTACTGGAAGAAAATACCCAGGTTTGGGATGGGAGTTAGGGGAGTTATAAAATCCTATGTAACAAAGCGACCTTCTACCTTTAAGCTGATGTGCTTTGAAAGAGGATGTgcccaaagcaaacaaaaaataccattttctgtcacACAATAGTGTGATAAATCTGCTCTCCATTTTAGACGTCCATCTCCTCCAGGTTTGGGTACATGGGTTAGGCCTCCAGCGCTTGAGCTAAGAGCACGCTGCAACATGGACTTCCACCTACTCAAAGACATCAGCTCCAGCGACTCtgcatccctccccacccccaccatggccTCAATTTTTCTCATTCCCATAAGCATATAAACATGCTTTTATCCTTcccatattaaaaagaaaaaagaaaacaagacttcTTCTCCAGTCAATTCCCGGTTTCTCTGCTTTGCTCTGTGTCTAAACTCTTCAAATGAGGTGTCCCTACTCCAGTTTCTCTCCTTCCATTCTCTCTGAAACTCCCACGTGGCTTTTGCCCCACACTCTACAGAAATGGCTCATCAAGGGCTTCACCTTGTTAAATCCAATGGTCAGTTTTCAGTCCCCTCTTACTTGCCTTCCCAgaagtatttgaccattgagctcttcctcttctgtgaaacacTGGCTTCACTCAGTTTCCAGCACACCACACTCTCCTGGCCCTCTTCTTACTTCACAGGTCCCTCCTCCTCAGTCCCCATTGCTGGAACATCCTCTTCTACCTCTTCATGCTGGAGTGACCCACAGCTAAATCCTGGGACCGTCACTCCCTCTCCAATGGCATCCAGGTTCTATGACTCTAGAGACAACGTGCCATCTATATGCTAATAACTCCCTAATCTGTCTTTAGCTCAAAGATCTCCCTAAATCCAGGCTGCCATAGCCAGCCGCCTTACCCTACAACTCCACTCAGATGCCTAGTAGTCATCTCATACACAACCTGTCCTGAGCAGACCTCTTATCCTCCCCTTCAAAGCTGCCTCAACTCTAGACTTCCCCATTTTATTTCATGGCAACTTCATTTTCCCAATAGCTCAGACCAAAAATTCTAGAGTCTTTTTGATGTCTGTCTCTCTTACGCTGCACATCCATTCTGCAAGGGAATTTACCTGCCCCACCTTCAAAATACATCCAGAATCTGGCCACCTCTCACAACCACTGCTGCTGCCTGCTGGGTCCAGCCCACCATCCTTTCCATCCTGAATCACTGCAATCACCTCCTACCCTTCCAACTTTCTCCCTTTCAGTCTGCTCCCCACATAGCTGCCAAAGTGATCCTGTCCAAGCACTTCAGCTCATGTCTCTCCCCTGCTCACAGCTCTGTCATGGCTCCCGTTTTTCTCGGGGGAAAGGGCAAAGTCCATACAGTGTCCCACAAGGCAAACAGTTTTGTCTCCCAACAGTCCTCCCAacatatttcatttccttctgtgcTCCCCTCACTCACTCTCTCCAACCACAATGGCCTTCCTGCTCTTCCTGATACTCACCAGGAACCCACTTAAGGCTTTTCCCTATTCCTGAAAATTTCCCCCAGATACCTTCATAACTAACACCGTACTATCCTTCAAATCTTGATTAAAGTGTCACTTTCTCAACATACCTTCCTAAATTTCCCTGTTTAAAGTCGCAGTGCACACACCTCCAATTCGTGCTCCCTGTCCATTTACCCTGACCTTTGTttgtacagttggcccttgaacattGGCAAGGGCTAGGGGCACCCACATTCTGGACAGTGGAAAATCGAGGACAACTTTATATTTGGTCCTCCATACCTAGTTCtgaatctgcagattcaaccaatctTGTATCATGTAGTACTATAGTACATATCCAGtggaaaaaatccacatataagtgaaccCTTGaaattcaaacccatgttgttcaaagtACAGTGCCTGGAAGGCACACCTAGCAACCTCCACTCACTGAAACCCAGCATGCAGAAGGCCCATGCCAAAACAACCCCAAGTGATCAAAAGGGTGGCTTCAGAAACCCACACACGGACCTTGTATACTATAGACTGCTAAGCTTAGAAGGGCCCCAGAGAGCCTCCAGCCCAACTCTCTCCCTCACTATGTAGAGAAGGATGCTGAAGCCTGGAGCAGTTCAGAAGCCTTACTTACAAAAAAATAGTCTCTTAAATGtcagttttccttctctttccctccccaacTCTAAATatcctcttctttaaaatatgtagaaataGACATTTCTGTGTATCTAATGAGACAATTCCAAATATTGAATGCCTGTTATATACAAGGCATTCAGCCTTAAGCAATCCCCCACTAAGAACACTAAGATAATTTGTATGAAGTGGACCGTACTTTCTCTAAGCAGAAGCCCAGCTACAGAAGTTATTCATCTGCATCCCTGACTGGTACAGTAAGAAGAGCAATGAACCTGGGCGAGATGTCCTGACCTTCACTCTGCTCCTGATTCATCACAGGACTCTAAAGCCACCATTCACGCTCCCTGGGCCTCCATCTCCTCAATCTGTCACAAGCGGAGTGGATGAGAGCATCATCCAGCTCCAAAACGGTGTAAACAAAACACCCTATAacggtgggagggtatagctcagtggtacagtgcatgcttagtatgcatgaggtcctgggttcaattcccagtacctacatttttttaaaaaagtcttataACAGAGGCCTTTTCACAAACATTTAGAACAAATCTGAACTTACCACGGTGTACGAGGCCCTGCACAAGGTAACCTCTCTGCCTCACTCACTCCACTCAGGCTGTGCTGATAGTCTCCCCTGGGtccacacacacacgcgcgcatacacacacacacacacacacacacacacgctcacataCACCCCACCTCTACAGGCACTCTCACACCTGCATACACACTCACTCACCCACTAACTAGG from Camelus bactrianus isolate YW-2024 breed Bactrian camel chromosome 3, ASM4877302v1, whole genome shotgun sequence includes the following:
- the LOC105077814 gene encoding granzyme A: MEIPFPFSFPAAMCLFLIPGVFPVSSEGIIGGNTVTPHSRIYMALIKGQQTCAGALIKENWVLTAAHCDLKGNPQVILGAHSIIHKKKHNQIFSIKKAIPYPCFDPQTFEGDLQLLQLEKKATMTKAVGLLQLPKTGDDVKPHTKCHVAGWGSTKKNSHKNSDVLREVNITVIDRKICNDARHYNFIQVVNLSMICAGGRKGEDDSCEGDSGSPLICDNIFRGVTSFGECGNSQKPGVYTLLTKKYLNWIKKTIAGAI